Proteins co-encoded in one Armatimonadota bacterium genomic window:
- a CDS encoding GYD domain-containing protein: MPKYLYHGSYTLDGIRGVLADGGSKRRDAARQAIESLGGKMDAFYFAFGADDVVVLVDVPDNVSAAALSLAIGAAGAFRGTTTVLLTPDEFDSAASKARNVKYAPPGR, translated from the coding sequence ATGCCCAAGTACCTGTACCACGGATCGTACACGCTGGACGGGATCCGCGGCGTGCTCGCCGACGGCGGTTCGAAGCGCCGCGACGCCGCGCGCCAGGCGATCGAGAGCCTGGGCGGGAAGATGGACGCGTTCTACTTCGCGTTCGGCGCCGACGACGTCGTCGTACTGGTCGACGTCCCGGACAATGTGTCGGCGGCGGCGCTGTCGCTGGCCATCGGGGCGGCCGGCGCGTTCCGCGGCACCACGACCGTGCTCCTGACGCCGGACGAGTTCGACAGCGCGGCCAGCAAGGCCAGGAACGTCAAGTACGCGCCCCCAGGACGCTAG